Proteins from one uncultured Cohaesibacter sp. genomic window:
- a CDS encoding class I adenylate-forming enzyme family protein — protein MSVQDFSARLPQIRCPSVIEGETRVSSSELSRRAAAIRNAILARDYQSGARVVLLASNCANAVAALLGGLETGLIIVPVNTALPEPEKKRIFKDALPVAILTDLQNVRETDGVDASVDILSLDDLLKEDAPEAFAEIKPEAPALVLYTSGSTGNPKGVVFPRSYLDGNGKQFGEELFGLNETDVILLPMEVSSIISITLVTATRHVGATLVITRTHRPDAIIETLQRAKVTMMMTVTTVAEFVLKMTEGMDDPFPDLRIMTIGGNYVSAALSDRLAEAFGVRIDVIYASTEVAPTIYLIDRKSAPDGAAGPAAPGTDIEILDPDGQPVPQGEPGELVVSGPKVAIGYWTGEGDDSMHFNGRFATGDLGYRDEAGNYFIIGRSKEVIKTGGLSVYPPEVEKVLSQHPAIHSVAVLGKPNSTLGEVVVAFVVPKKGHTLTSVELIAWSKKNLASGKCPRGIKFVETLPQTTTGKVAKNELRKQL, from the coding sequence ATGTCAGTTCAAGATTTTTCTGCGCGTCTCCCACAAATTCGTTGTCCATCTGTCATCGAAGGGGAGACGAGAGTTTCATCTTCAGAGCTGTCACGGCGCGCCGCTGCTATTCGCAATGCCATTCTTGCACGGGACTATCAATCAGGCGCTCGCGTTGTGCTGCTGGCCAGCAACTGTGCCAATGCTGTCGCTGCGCTTTTGGGAGGACTGGAAACCGGGCTGATTATCGTGCCGGTTAACACGGCGCTGCCTGAACCGGAAAAGAAGCGCATCTTTAAGGATGCGCTGCCCGTTGCGATTCTGACAGATCTGCAGAATGTTCGCGAAACCGATGGCGTTGATGCATCGGTCGATATTTTGAGTTTGGATGATCTGCTAAAGGAAGACGCTCCAGAAGCGTTTGCTGAGATCAAGCCTGAAGCCCCGGCGTTGGTTCTTTACACCTCTGGTTCAACTGGCAATCCCAAGGGTGTCGTGTTTCCTCGATCTTATCTCGATGGCAACGGCAAACAGTTTGGCGAAGAGTTGTTTGGTCTGAATGAAACGGATGTCATTCTGCTGCCCATGGAAGTATCGAGCATCATTTCCATCACGCTGGTAACCGCAACGCGCCATGTCGGTGCGACGCTGGTCATCACTCGCACTCATCGACCCGATGCGATCATAGAGACTTTGCAACGCGCTAAGGTCACCATGATGATGACTGTGACGACCGTTGCCGAATTCGTCCTGAAAATGACCGAAGGCATGGACGATCCGTTTCCTGATCTGAGGATCATGACCATCGGGGGCAACTATGTTTCGGCAGCTCTGTCAGACCGTCTGGCCGAGGCATTCGGTGTGCGTATCGACGTCATCTATGCGTCCACTGAAGTAGCGCCCACAATCTATCTCATTGATCGCAAGAGTGCGCCGGATGGTGCCGCCGGTCCCGCCGCACCCGGCACGGATATCGAGATCCTGGATCCGGATGGACAGCCTGTGCCCCAAGGAGAACCCGGAGAGCTGGTGGTTTCTGGCCCGAAGGTAGCCATCGGCTACTGGACCGGCGAGGGGGATGATTCCATGCATTTCAACGGGCGCTTTGCCACAGGAGATCTGGGCTATCGCGATGAAGCCGGAAACTATTTCATTATCGGTCGCTCCAAGGAAGTCATAAAGACGGGCGGCCTGTCTGTTTATCCGCCAGAAGTCGAAAAAGTTTTGTCGCAACATCCTGCCATTCACAGTGTTGCTGTGCTTGGGAAGCCAAACTCCACTCTGGGGGAAGTGGTTGTTGCCTTCGTTGTGCCCAAAAAGGGACATACACTGACCTCGGTTGAACTCATTGCATGGAGCAAGAAAAATCTCGCTTCGGGTAAATGCCCGCGGGGTATCAAATTTGTTGAAACCCTGCCGCAGACCACCACAGGCAAGGTGGCGAAAAACGAATTGAGGAAGCAATTGTGA
- a CDS encoding amino acid ABC transporter ATP-binding protein, with the protein MTSSQQEATPIIRANKMNKFFGVFHALKDIDLTVARGETVVLCGPSGSGKSTLIRCLNALENHQKGELEVAGVQLTGKRREIDMVRRKTGMVFQSFNLFPHMTVLENCMIAQMRVKKTSKEDARKVAERFLARVHIPEQAGKYPAQLSGGQQQRVAIARALCMSPEVMLFDEPTSALDPEMVREVLETMVELAREGSTMICVTHEMNFARKVANKVVFMDQGSILEIAKPDDFFTNPQHERAKEFLAQILH; encoded by the coding sequence ATGACGAGCTCACAACAAGAAGCAACTCCGATCATCCGCGCCAACAAGATGAACAAGTTTTTTGGTGTCTTTCATGCGCTGAAAGATATCGACCTGACCGTCGCAAGAGGGGAAACGGTGGTGCTTTGCGGGCCGTCCGGATCGGGAAAATCGACGCTGATCCGCTGTCTCAATGCCCTTGAAAATCACCAGAAGGGCGAGTTGGAAGTGGCTGGCGTTCAATTGACCGGCAAGCGGCGGGAAATTGACATGGTGCGCCGGAAAACCGGCATGGTCTTCCAGAGTTTCAATCTGTTCCCCCATATGACGGTACTCGAGAATTGCATGATTGCACAGATGCGCGTCAAGAAGACATCGAAGGAAGATGCCAGAAAGGTCGCAGAGCGCTTTCTAGCCCGCGTCCATATTCCAGAGCAGGCAGGCAAATATCCAGCGCAACTCTCCGGTGGACAGCAGCAGCGCGTGGCCATTGCCAGAGCTCTGTGCATGAGCCCTGAAGTGATGCTGTTCGATGAGCCGACCTCGGCGCTCGACCCTGAAATGGTGCGCGAGGTTCTGGAAACCATGGTTGAGCTTGCTCGCGAAGGCAGCACCATGATCTGCGTGACCCACGAAATGAACTTCGCCCGCAAGGTGGCAAACAAAGTGGTGTTCATGGATCAAGGAAGCATTTTGGAGATCGCGAAGCCGGACGATTTCTTCACCAATCCGCAGCATGAGCGGGCCAAGGAGTTTCTGGCTCAAATTCTGCACTAG
- a CDS encoding transporter substrate-binding domain-containing protein, which produces MIKLLKTAMASVVATALLCTAGLAQTTDESLQKIIQRGKLIVGISLSTPPYGMTDANMKPAGFDVAMAKLISRDLGVELEIVDQVSQARIPNLTSGKVDILISSFGVTAERAKTVMYTNSIYVDEQMVLAPAQSDMGSLKDLVGKRVGVTRSTTNDTLITERAVEGTIIQRFEDDAATNQALFTGKVDAIVSGVAAAIAISKHTDKFDRKFAVRQSPMAIGVRHGEFNLRQWLNTDLLMLWNSGELQAAQKEWLGVVNEELPRF; this is translated from the coding sequence ATGATCAAATTACTGAAAACCGCAATGGCAAGTGTGGTCGCCACCGCGCTGCTTTGCACCGCCGGGTTGGCTCAAACAACCGACGAATCCCTGCAAAAAATCATTCAGCGCGGCAAGCTGATTGTCGGCATTTCGCTCTCGACGCCCCCCTATGGCATGACCGACGCAAACATGAAGCCAGCCGGTTTTGACGTCGCCATGGCCAAACTGATTTCACGCGATCTGGGGGTGGAGCTGGAGATCGTTGATCAGGTATCGCAGGCCCGCATTCCGAACCTGACAAGCGGCAAGGTCGACATTCTGATTTCGTCCTTCGGAGTGACCGCCGAACGCGCCAAGACCGTCATGTATACCAATTCCATCTATGTTGACGAACAGATGGTTCTGGCTCCGGCCCAGTCTGACATGGGGAGCCTGAAGGATCTCGTAGGCAAACGCGTTGGCGTTACCCGCTCTACGACGAATGATACCCTGATCACCGAACGGGCTGTAGAAGGCACGATCATTCAGCGCTTTGAAGATGATGCCGCCACCAACCAGGCACTCTTCACGGGCAAAGTGGACGCCATTGTTTCGGGCGTTGCAGCTGCCATCGCCATCAGCAAGCATACCGATAAATTCGACCGCAAATTTGCCGTTCGCCAGTCACCAATGGCAATCGGGGTGCGTCATGGCGAGTTCAATCTGCGCCAGTGGCTCAACACCGACCTCTTGATGCTGTGGAACTCGGGCGAATTGCAAGCCGCCCAGAAAGAATGGCTTGGCGTTGTAAACGAAGAATTGCCACGCTTCTAA
- a CDS encoding amino acid ABC transporter permease: MMFQDFTMAHVYYMLNGLLWTIGLALIALTGGSIAGSILALMAVSRNKLARRIAKLYIFVVQGTPLLVTLFIAYFGANYVGVDVPPLVAISIAFSFYAAAFLGEIWRGSINSVPMGQSEGSHALGLSRVDSMRFIIIPQAVKIATPPTVGFFVMLIKNTSLASVVSITELTRTSQIVSNATFKPLQVYLLAALFYFLVCFPLTIVSRRLEKRLHKS, translated from the coding sequence ATGATGTTTCAAGACTTTACCATGGCGCATGTCTATTACATGCTCAATGGCCTTCTCTGGACGATTGGCCTTGCCCTAATCGCCCTTACCGGCGGCTCGATCGCCGGGTCTATTCTGGCGCTGATGGCGGTTTCGCGCAACAAGTTGGCGCGGCGCATCGCCAAGCTCTACATCTTCGTGGTGCAGGGCACGCCCCTGCTGGTCACACTGTTCATCGCCTATTTCGGCGCCAACTATGTCGGCGTTGACGTGCCGCCTCTGGTGGCCATTTCAATAGCCTTTTCCTTTTATGCCGCGGCCTTTCTGGGAGAGATCTGGCGTGGCTCTATCAATTCCGTGCCCATGGGGCAAAGCGAAGGATCGCACGCACTCGGGCTCAGCCGCGTTGATTCCATGCGCTTCATCATCATTCCGCAGGCGGTGAAGATTGCGACCCCGCCAACGGTCGGCTTTTTCGTGATGCTCATCAAGAATACATCGCTCGCTTCTGTTGTGAGCATCACCGAACTGACGCGCACGTCCCAGATTGTCAGCAACGCGACCTTCAAGCCGCTCCAAGTCTATCTTCTGGCGGCCCTATTTTATTTTCTCGTGTGTTTTCCGCTGACAATCGTCAGTCGCAGGCTCGAAAAAAGACTTCATAAATCTTGA
- a CDS encoding amino acid ABC transporter permease: MNYLDFGGVFSRMDLLISGAILTMQISLVAMLFALVVATLVAVMQLSSFRVVRFIAVAYIEAIRNTPFIVQLFVIYFGLPAIGLSLEPLPSAVLAMTFYGGAYTSEIIRAGIQSIDRGQVEAGRSLGMSPLDIFRYIIIKPALAAVFPSMVSQFILLLLSSSVVSAISVPELTGIGNDIQGMTLRNMEVYLVIAAMYVGLVALLKGGLTLLERKVFPFKFLRG; the protein is encoded by the coding sequence ATGAATTATCTGGACTTTGGCGGCGTCTTCTCTCGCATGGATCTGCTCATATCGGGCGCAATCCTGACGATGCAGATCTCGCTCGTCGCAATGCTCTTTGCACTGGTCGTGGCCACGCTGGTCGCAGTCATGCAGCTCAGTTCGTTTCGCGTGGTGCGTTTCATTGCGGTGGCCTATATCGAGGCCATTCGGAATACGCCGTTCATCGTCCAGCTTTTCGTTATCTATTTCGGCCTACCCGCCATCGGGTTGAGCTTGGAGCCCCTGCCTTCGGCGGTGTTGGCCATGACCTTTTATGGCGGGGCCTACACGTCCGAAATCATCCGTGCGGGTATCCAGTCTATCGACAGAGGTCAGGTGGAAGCAGGACGGTCTCTGGGGATGTCACCTCTTGATATCTTCCGCTACATCATCATCAAGCCTGCGCTTGCTGCGGTGTTCCCGTCGATGGTGTCCCAGTTCATTCTGCTTTTGCTGTCTTCCAGTGTCGTCTCTGCCATATCCGTTCCCGAATTGACGGGCATCGGCAACGACATTCAAGGCATGACCCTGCGCAACATGGAAGTCTATCTGGTGATTGCCGCCATGTATGTGGGGCTTGTGGCCTTGCTCAAGGGCGGATTGACCCTGCTGGAGCGCAAGGTCTTTCCCTTCAAGTTTCTAAGAGGATGA
- a CDS encoding tagatose 1,6-diphosphate aldolase — protein sequence MNITPGKYWRMRRLADDNGRFKMLAMDQTGPIVNPIKEIRKTDKAPFKDVAAVKSMLGRYLAPKASAVLVDPPLGYAPTIAQIPAHRGLLIGTEWATWETTETGRKSSSVPGWGPDVIRTIGGDGVKVNLWYRPDADEGVKLHQLNYLNGIKKACRENDIPFILEYLVYPFPSETQEEFLARRLELVRGSLADKDIMDPDGVDVFKLEPPTETTNVPDPDGPQAAAIQARFDDMAKDLGRPWVLLSAGSTPEDFVRLLTYAYRAGASGYLAGRAIWLQPFSNFPDIATMEKELSETAPALMDQLNAMTDDMATPWTEAAPWHGSVEMAPTGESFAPDYSKKLAAGF from the coding sequence ATGAACATTACCCCTGGTAAATATTGGAGAATGCGCCGTCTGGCGGACGATAATGGCCGCTTCAAGATGCTGGCCATGGACCAGACCGGTCCGATCGTCAATCCGATCAAGGAAATCAGGAAGACAGACAAGGCGCCGTTCAAGGATGTCGCTGCTGTCAAGTCGATGCTTGGCCGCTATCTGGCCCCCAAGGCTTCGGCGGTGCTGGTAGATCCTCCACTGGGTTACGCCCCGACGATTGCCCAGATACCAGCCCACCGGGGCCTTTTGATCGGCACCGAATGGGCAACATGGGAAACCACCGAAACCGGCCGCAAATCATCCAGCGTTCCCGGCTGGGGACCAGATGTTATCCGCACCATTGGCGGCGATGGCGTCAAGGTCAATCTGTGGTATCGCCCCGATGCCGATGAAGGGGTCAAGCTGCACCAGCTCAATTATCTCAACGGCATCAAGAAAGCCTGCCGTGAAAATGACATCCCCTTCATTCTGGAATATCTGGTCTATCCCTTCCCGTCCGAAACACAGGAAGAATTTCTGGCCCGTCGTCTGGAGCTGGTCAGGGGCTCACTGGCAGACAAGGACATTATGGACCCTGATGGTGTCGATGTGTTCAAGCTTGAACCGCCGACCGAAACCACCAATGTGCCAGACCCGGACGGTCCGCAAGCGGCGGCCATTCAGGCCCGTTTCGATGATATGGCCAAGGATCTCGGTCGCCCATGGGTGCTGCTCAGCGCTGGCTCGACGCCTGAAGACTTTGTCCGCCTGCTGACCTATGCCTACAGGGCCGGCGCCAGCGGCTATCTCGCAGGACGGGCCATCTGGCTTCAGCCTTTCTCCAATTTCCCCGACATCGCCACGATGGAAAAGGAATTGTCGGAAACCGCCCCTGCCCTGATGGATCAGCTCAACGCCATGACCGATGACATGGCAACCCCATGGACAGAGGCCGCACCATGGCATGGCTCGGTGGAGATGGCCCCGACAGGGGAAAGCTTTGCGCCTGACTACTCCAAGAAGCTGGCTGCCGGTTTCTAA
- a CDS encoding PfkB family carbohydrate kinase: MEAHESAPLMEFEKTGSTRIVTLGNAFLDTILYLPEIPDKPTKMRVMDVKMTGGGIAATAACAASKLGAEVSYWGRLGVDEVGDRIVERLSQCGVKTHGVARVEGGRSPMGTILVDQGGERTALGFIGRNLGDEADWLPLEDVTGLSGVLADYSWWQGAAALFEAANRQGIVSVLDADVGDMNAVHNLLALPEHLVFSAACLRRLTDHSDLSDALRKANGMCRGVVSVTDGERGFFWCEDGQIHHVPAFKIDPIDTNGAGDIFHGAFTLGLSEKMTIEEAARFASAAAALKCACGSGWESIPDRKQVETLINGGNA, translated from the coding sequence ATGGAAGCTCACGAATCTGCGCCTTTGATGGAATTTGAAAAGACTGGGTCGACACGCATTGTGACGCTCGGCAACGCATTTTTGGATACGATCCTCTATTTGCCTGAAATCCCTGACAAGCCAACCAAGATGCGTGTCATGGATGTAAAGATGACAGGTGGCGGCATCGCAGCGACAGCCGCCTGCGCGGCTTCCAAGCTGGGCGCGGAAGTATCCTATTGGGGAAGGCTGGGCGTGGATGAGGTCGGCGACCGGATCGTCGAACGCTTATCCCAATGCGGAGTCAAAACCCACGGCGTGGCCCGGGTCGAAGGCGGCCGCAGCCCGATGGGCACCATATTGGTCGATCAGGGAGGCGAACGCACCGCCCTTGGTTTTATCGGCCGCAATCTGGGTGATGAGGCAGACTGGCTGCCGCTTGAGGACGTCACCGGATTGTCCGGCGTACTGGCAGACTATAGCTGGTGGCAGGGGGCGGCGGCTCTTTTTGAAGCGGCCAACCGGCAAGGCATCGTATCTGTTCTGGATGCCGATGTGGGCGACATGAATGCCGTGCATAATTTGCTGGCCTTGCCCGAGCATCTAGTCTTTTCCGCTGCGTGCCTGAGACGCCTGACCGACCATAGCGACCTGTCCGACGCCTTGAGGAAGGCGAACGGCATGTGCCGAGGCGTCGTTTCTGTAACCGATGGGGAGCGGGGCTTTTTCTGGTGTGAAGATGGGCAGATCCACCATGTGCCCGCCTTCAAGATAGACCCGATAGACACCAACGGGGCTGGCGACATTTTCCATGGCGCCTTCACCCTCGGACTTTCCGAGAAAATGACAATTGAGGAGGCCGCGCGCTTTGCAAGCGCCGCTGCAGCGCTCAAGTGCGCTTGTGGCAGCGGCTGGGAGAGCATTCCCGACCGAAAGCAGGTCGAGACTTTGATAAATGGAGGAAACGCATGA
- a CDS encoding FadR/GntR family transcriptional regulator, translating into MAKIPVMPARKQKLSDTIYAHILSQITAGEYSSGDKLPSEAELSTTFHVSRPIVREALSRLGTDGLIYSKRGIGSFVAIKPSKRLTDFANAFDLSRFIRSFEPRIVLEVEAVRLAATRRTRAEVEEIAESVEALDKAIAKGELGQKEDIAFHDAIARAAHNDFFVDLLTDLRAPVMETMNIGLELAREAAPTRRLRIIEEHSRIRDAIDTKDGDTAAGYMKYHLLQARAAMLDAHHLESRLSSVEEE; encoded by the coding sequence ATGGCAAAAATACCGGTAATGCCTGCGCGCAAACAGAAACTGTCCGATACGATCTATGCTCATATTCTCTCGCAGATTACTGCCGGGGAATATTCGTCGGGAGACAAGCTGCCTTCCGAAGCGGAGCTCTCTACGACCTTCCATGTCTCTCGCCCCATCGTGCGCGAGGCGCTATCGCGGCTGGGCACCGACGGCCTCATCTATTCCAAACGCGGCATCGGTTCTTTTGTGGCGATCAAGCCCTCCAAGCGGCTGACAGACTTTGCCAATGCATTCGATTTGTCCCGCTTTATCCGTTCCTTTGAACCGCGCATCGTTCTGGAAGTGGAAGCTGTGCGGCTGGCTGCGACCCGGCGTACCCGGGCAGAAGTGGAAGAGATCGCAGAAAGCGTCGAGGCTCTCGACAAGGCGATCGCCAAGGGGGAGTTGGGTCAGAAGGAAGATATCGCTTTTCACGATGCCATAGCACGGGCAGCGCATAATGATTTCTTTGTCGATCTGCTCACAGATCTGCGCGCTCCAGTGATGGAAACCATGAATATCGGTCTGGAGCTGGCCCGCGAGGCCGCGCCGACCCGCCGCCTGCGCATCATTGAAGAGCATTCGCGCATTCGCGATGCGATCGACACCAAGGACGGAGACACGGCAGCAGGCTACATGAAATATCACCTGCTACAGGCGCGCGCTGCCATGCTGGATGCCCATCACCTCGAAAGCCGCCTCAGCAGTGTTGAGGAAGAGTGA
- a CDS encoding helix-turn-helix transcriptional regulator, with product MAKQYETALDIGDRLRLVRVGKGLTPEEVASATGLSRAAIYRYEAGNPIRVDALGKIADFFDVSIASLFGVGSEFIGSAKEFFERMRQIEAVADQITALFGPVAFLLTTENFDSLLKQLLHESVPEAAPNQHSLDEEIAQILEILYQRKEAYLYRRPSIVSLVSALELEQMLVTGLVGKYGLPEDVVAQRREAAMIEAENVLRMMIDQPMGVQIGLVEDSLPGASFQILKNGPSSVVAMSPFRLGLYANIRVGVGTITSAHESVEMHQKVTSDLWHNSKKSEDAIQRVKDIIKQHTR from the coding sequence ATGGCAAAGCAGTACGAAACGGCTCTTGATATTGGTGATCGGCTGAGATTGGTTCGTGTTGGCAAGGGATTAACACCTGAAGAAGTCGCATCCGCCACAGGCTTGTCTCGCGCCGCCATCTATCGCTATGAGGCCGGCAACCCAATCCGGGTTGACGCGTTGGGCAAGATTGCCGACTTTTTTGATGTGTCTATTGCCTCTCTCTTCGGCGTCGGCTCGGAGTTCATTGGCTCGGCCAAAGAGTTTTTCGAGCGGATGCGGCAGATCGAAGCGGTCGCGGACCAGATCACAGCTCTGTTCGGCCCCGTGGCCTTTCTGCTCACAACAGAGAATTTCGACTCGCTGCTCAAGCAACTATTGCATGAAAGCGTTCCCGAAGCCGCACCGAATCAACACAGCCTTGATGAAGAGATTGCCCAGATTCTGGAAATCCTCTACCAGCGCAAAGAGGCCTACCTCTATCGCAGACCAAGCATTGTGAGCCTCGTCTCTGCCCTGGAGCTAGAGCAAATGCTGGTTACAGGCCTTGTTGGCAAATATGGCCTGCCGGAGGATGTGGTGGCCCAGCGCAGAGAAGCGGCAATGATCGAAGCAGAGAATGTCTTGCGCATGATGATTGACCAGCCCATGGGCGTGCAAATCGGACTGGTGGAAGATTCCCTGCCGGGTGCCAGCTTCCAGATTCTGAAGAATGGTCCCAGCTCCGTGGTCGCCATGAGCCCGTTCCGTCTGGGCCTCTATGCCAATATCCGGGTGGGCGTTGGCACCATCACCTCTGCCCACGAATCCGTGGAGATGCATCAGAAGGTGACATCAGACCTGTGGCACAACAGCAAGAAGAGCGAAGATGCCATTCAGCGGGTCAAAGACATCATCAAGCAGCATACGCGCTAA
- a CDS encoding ABC transporter ATP-binding protein, with translation MIKIEQLSKIYGQGDDQVVALEPLDQQINEGEFVSIIGPSGCGKSTLLRLIASLEAPTSGSVTLETANLKRPVGFVFQDAVLLPWKTVAENIRFPLDTTGVSRMQANEKVAELVELVGLKGFEKSLPKQLSGGMRQRAAIARALADDPPILLMDEPFSAVDLLTRETLNDELSRIWQKTGKTILLVTHSVEEAAYLGSRVMVMSPRPGRLKATYDVDLAQPRGEQTKRDPKFLDLVSELRTLMREMTS, from the coding sequence TTGATTAAAATAGAACAGCTCAGCAAGATATATGGGCAAGGAGACGATCAGGTTGTGGCGCTGGAGCCCTTGGACCAGCAGATCAATGAAGGCGAATTCGTTTCCATCATCGGCCCGTCTGGCTGCGGAAAATCGACTCTCCTGCGCTTGATTGCCAGTCTGGAAGCGCCCACCTCGGGCAGCGTAACGCTGGAAACTGCCAATCTGAAACGGCCGGTCGGCTTTGTTTTTCAGGATGCGGTGTTGCTGCCCTGGAAAACCGTTGCTGAGAATATTCGTTTTCCGCTGGACACGACCGGTGTTTCGCGCATGCAGGCCAACGAAAAAGTAGCTGAGCTTGTGGAACTGGTTGGTCTCAAGGGCTTTGAGAAATCCCTGCCCAAGCAGCTATCCGGCGGTATGCGTCAGCGCGCGGCCATTGCTCGTGCTCTGGCCGATGATCCTCCGATCCTGCTGATGGATGAACCCTTCTCTGCAGTCGATCTGCTCACCCGTGAGACGCTCAATGATGAGCTGAGCCGGATCTGGCAGAAAACCGGCAAGACCATTCTTCTGGTCACCCACTCGGTTGAGGAAGCCGCCTATCTGGGCAGTCGCGTCATGGTCATGAGCCCCCGTCCCGGACGCCTCAAGGCCACCTATGATGTAGACCTTGCCCAGCCGCGTGGCGAGCAGACAAAAAGAGATCCGAAGTTCCTCGATCTCGTCTCCGAATTGCGCACCCTGATGCGGGAGATGACGTCATGA
- a CDS encoding ABC transporter permease yields the protein MKGRIKPVLEYSAALLVLLAAWWYVSGPMGMPAYLLPSPASVAELLWSMLMNGKLLPHLAFTVQNIVIGLVVGSVFGVLLAYAFFKTPALSDYLEGPLVVIQTAPKIALAPLIIIWFGLGLTAKIVLIFSLVFFPVFAGALAGFRSIDSRLHDLAQLMNLSRFQRFLRIDLPAALPGIFVGVKIGAIQALVGAILAEWMSGSDGLGYLMTFATATYKTPLLFGAVLLTAFLGLAMHAILNEIEARFLSWSTPNEH from the coding sequence ATGAAGGGGCGCATCAAACCCGTTCTGGAATATAGTGCAGCGCTTCTGGTTCTGCTTGCCGCATGGTGGTATGTGAGCGGCCCGATGGGCATGCCCGCCTATCTGTTGCCGTCTCCGGCTTCGGTGGCAGAATTGCTCTGGTCCATGCTGATGAATGGCAAGCTGCTGCCCCATCTTGCCTTTACGGTGCAGAATATCGTTATAGGTTTGGTGGTTGGCTCTGTGTTTGGTGTGTTGCTGGCCTATGCCTTTTTCAAGACGCCAGCTCTGAGTGACTATCTCGAAGGTCCGCTGGTGGTGATCCAGACCGCGCCCAAGATCGCGCTCGCCCCCCTTATCATCATCTGGTTCGGTCTGGGCCTTACCGCCAAGATCGTCCTTATCTTCAGTCTTGTCTTCTTCCCTGTTTTTGCCGGAGCCCTTGCGGGGTTCCGCTCGATAGACAGTCGCTTGCATGACCTTGCTCAGTTGATGAATCTGTCACGCTTTCAGCGATTCCTGCGGATCGACTTGCCAGCCGCTCTGCCGGGTATTTTCGTCGGAGTCAAGATTGGCGCAATTCAGGCTCTCGTCGGGGCAATTCTGGCCGAATGGATGTCCGGCTCTGATGGTCTGGGCTATCTCATGACCTTCGCCACCGCCACCTACAAAACACCCTTGCTCTTTGGCGCCGTTCTGCTGACTGCGTTTTTGGGGCTCGCGATGCATGCGATTTTAAACGAGATCGAAGCGCGCTTTCTTTCCTGGAGCACCCCGAATGAGCACTAG
- a CDS encoding nucleoside phosphorylase, whose amino-acid sequence MSTSSKPTAEHPFTDGRPPHLPCGPGDICEDVLLPGDPDRVALLAARLDDVRDFGRRREFAVISGTYKGHPLTICSTGIGGSSTEIALMELSLLGAKRVVRTGGMSSLVAEIPTGAFLCVEKATGYSSLAKLYSGDENATAYADRDLYLALLNTNLGDDTRIVSGMVGSTDSYYYGQDRTQKPSSGTAPKISYLKDLQERGAVGVDMECQTVLSVAPSLGLKAACLLGVHGNRATNDWLVDYEPTQRKLLDIAGIALARSKDNH is encoded by the coding sequence ATGAGCACTAGTTCAAAACCGACAGCGGAACATCCTTTTACCGATGGACGACCGCCGCATCTGCCATGTGGTCCGGGCGATATCTGCGAAGATGTGCTGCTGCCGGGCGATCCGGATCGGGTCGCACTTCTGGCCGCGCGTCTTGACGATGTGCGCGATTTTGGCCGCCGTCGTGAATTTGCGGTCATCTCCGGCACCTATAAGGGTCATCCGCTGACCATCTGCTCCACCGGCATTGGCGGCTCCTCCACCGAGATTGCCCTGATGGAATTGTCCCTGTTGGGTGCCAAGCGTGTGGTGCGTACGGGGGGGATGTCCTCGCTTGTGGCAGAAATTCCTACAGGTGCTTTCCTCTGCGTGGAAAAGGCGACAGGCTATTCCTCTCTCGCCAAGCTTTATTCCGGCGATGAGAATGCCACGGCGTATGCGGACCGTGATTTGTATCTGGCTCTGCTGAATACCAATCTTGGCGACGACACACGGATCGTCTCCGGCATGGTAGGCAGCACGGACAGCTACTATTACGGACAAGACCGGACCCAGAAGCCATCAAGCGGCACGGCCCCCAAAATCAGCTATCTTAAAGACCTGCAAGAACGCGGCGCTGTTGGCGTGGATATGGAATGCCAGACCGTGCTGTCCGTTGCGCCGAGCCTGGGGTTGAAGGCGGCTTGTCTTCTGGGAGTCCATGGCAACCGTGCAACAAATGATTGGCTCGTCGACTATGAGCCCACACAACGCAAACTTCTCGATATTGCTGGTATCGCGTTGGCCAGATCTAAAGACAATCACTAA